In the genome of Streptomyces aquilus, the window GCCACCGAGGTGACCGGCTTGGTCATGGAGTAGATCCGCCACAGGGTGTCGGAGGTGACGGGCAGCCCGGCCGCGAGGTCGCGCCGGCCGTGCGTGGTGAGGTGGGCGACCCGGCCGCCGCGGGCGACGGCTACGAGGAAGCCCGGCAGGCGGCCTTCGTCGACGTAGTGGGCGACGTGCTGGTCGAGGCGGTCCAGCGCCTTCGCGTCCAGTCCGACCTCACTCGGGTCCACCTCTTGCCACAGCTGTGCCATCGTTCTCCTCCGAAACGTTCGTCGAGGTGCGATCCGGCATACCCAGCCGTAGCGACCTCAGACCTCATCGTCGCTCAGCGAGCCGTGAACGTCCCGGTGTCCGGCCAAGATCGGCGGACGTGGCATGCGGCGGCCGGCCCGGCAGCACCCCGCTCGCCACCGCCCCGACGACCGCCACCCCGGCGAGCACCACCAGCGCCCCGTGCCCCATCAGGGTCGTCGCCACGGCCACGCCCAGCGTGGGCCCGACGTTCATCGCGGTCTGCTGGAGCCCGCCCGCCACCCCGGCCGACTCGACGGGACTGTGCCGTACGACGACATGGGTGGCCGCCACCATCACCGTGCCGAACCCGGCGCCCAGCAGGGCGAATCCGGCACAGAGCGCGAACGTGCCCGCGGCCCGGTCCAGGAGCAGGACACCCGCCGTGAGGACGGCCATCGCGGTCACCGCCGTACGCCGGGCCCCCACCCGGCGCAGCAGGATCGCGCACACCGGCGCGGCGGCCACCATCAGCACCGCCAACGGCAGGCAGCGCAGGGCGCTTTCGAGCGGATCGAGTCCGAGCGTGTACTGGAGGGTGTACGTGCTCACGAACAAGGTGCCCGACAGCGCGGCCGACGCGGCGACCAGGACCCCGAGCGCCGGACCGGCGACGGCCCGCGGCAGGAGCGGGCTCGCGGTACGGCGTTCATGGCGCAGGAAGGCCGCACCGGCGACCAGGGAAGCGGCCAGCCCGAGCCACTGCGACGACACCAGCGTGTGGACCAGGAAGCCCAGCGTCACCGCGAGCAGCAGGGCACCCGGCACGTCCAGCCGTACCGGCGTCGCGCGCACCGGCTCCCGTCCGGTCAGCGCGAGCAGCCCGAACACCAGCGCCGGAACGACATTGAGGAAGAACACCGCCCGCCACCCGGGCCCGGCCACC includes:
- a CDS encoding MFS transporter, yielding MNPRLALASSVVGAVIVALDGTVLTIAQPTLQEDLGASYAQVQWTSTGYLIAVAGLLVFAGRLGDRYGHRRLYAIGMLGFGAASAGIGLAPGIGWVVGLRVVQGVFGALLQPATLGMLRAAYPPDRLRTPIAVRTAAIGVSAAVGPLVGGVLVAGPGWRAVFFLNVVPALVFGLLALTGREPVRATPVRLDVPGALLLAVTLGFLVHTLVSSQWLGLAASLVAGAAFLRHERRTASPLLPRAVAGPALGVLVAASAALSGTLFVSTYTLQYTLGLDPLESALRCLPLAVLMVAAAPVCAILLRRVGARRTAVTAMAVLTAGVLLLDRAAGTFALCAGFALLGAGFGTVMVAATHVVVRHSPVESAGVAGGLQQTAMNVGPTLGVAVATTLMGHGALVVLAGVAVVGAVASGVLPGRPPHATSADLGRTPGRSRLAERR